Sequence from the Mycobacterium florentinum genome:
ACGCCGCCGACGCGATCGCCGCCAGCGCCGCCATCCCGGGCATATTCCCACCGGTGCGAATCAACGGGCGCGATCTGATGGACGGCGGCGTCGTGAACAACACTCCGATCTCCCATGCGATCGCACTCGGCGCGGACCGGGTCTGGGTACTACCGACCGGCTACTCGTGCGATCTGCCAGCGGCGCCGAAAACTGCGGTGAATATGGCGTTGCACGCCATGACGCTGGCCGTCAACCAGCGTCTGGCCGTCGACATCGAGCGCTTCGAGTCGGCGGTCGATCTACGCGTCATCCGGCCGCTGTGCCCGGTCGCCATCTCAGGAGCGGACTTCTCTCATTCCGCAGCGCTCATCGAGCAATCGCACGCGGCCACCCGCGAGTGGCTGGCGACGCACCCGCCGTCCACCGGACAGGCCGCATTGCTCGAGCCGCACCGCCACTAGGCGCGGCGTTCACCGCTTGATATGCCTACGGTCGCCCGGCTCGGGTATGAAACATGTATGACCGACGACGCCGACCCGGCCGTTGCAGATGGCGTGCCGGGCATTAGCCGCCGCCGGTTGTTGACGACCAGCGCGACCTCGGCGGTCGTCGGGATGGGTGTCGGCGCGGGCGTCGGGGTGGGCGCGTTTGATCCGTCGGTTGGACGCAAACCGCCGATCTACGTCGTCGAGAATGCACCGTGGTCGGCGTTTCGCGACCGCGAAAACCCATACGGTTTCCTGGCTTTCGACGTCGATCCGGGCCAGCCGGGCGGCAACACCTCGATCAAGGCCACGCACTACGCGCTGCGCGGACCGCTCGGCGCGGTTGCCGTCATCGAGCAGTTCACCCTGACCAAACCCCGCGGGGACAAGCCCGCTTAAAACAGCGTTGGCTGGACGGGTTGCGGCTCGACGGCTTGGGGCGCTTGCGAGAACGGCCGCTGGTCGCCGGTCAACCGGTGTTTGGCGATCAGCGGCGCGGCGCGCGTCCGCAGCATCTCGCGATAGTCCGGCGGCAAATACGCTCCGCGCCGGTATAACTCGCGGTAGCGGCCGACGAGCTCGGGATGCGAACGGGCCAGCCAGGACATGAACCAGCCGCGGGTCGAACGACGCAGATGCAGGCCGAAGACGGTCACGCTGGTGGCTCCGGCGGTCGCGATCTGGCCCAGCAGTCCGTCGAGGTGCTCTTTCGAGTCGGTGAGGTGTGGCAGCACCGGCG
This genomic interval carries:
- a CDS encoding patatin-like phospholipase family protein, translating into MPTAFVLSGGASLGAVHVGMLLGLADVAERPDLIVGTSVGAVNGGWIASRPDLPGIHGLADLWMSLTRKAVFPAHPVAGALGMLGRRPHLVPNTGLRHILAERLEFTRLEDAPIPLHVVATDVISGTDVLLSSGNAADAIAASAAIPGIFPPVRINGRDLMDGGVVNNTPISHAIALGADRVWVLPTGYSCDLPAAPKTAVNMALHAMTLAVNQRLAVDIERFESAVDLRVIRPLCPVAISGADFSHSAALIEQSHAATREWLATHPPSTGQAALLEPHRH